In a single window of the Halobaculum lipolyticum genome:
- a CDS encoding LysE family translocator has translation MFGLDAATLAAYVAAAGALILVPGQDTLVVLTRGLDSRAAGVGAAVGVAVGVLVHATAAALGLAAVYRAVPAAAAVVTLGGAAYLLWLAVDTASGDGFESSATPPGDETRTDGGTGTAVAGFRRGFLTNVANPKVALFFLAFLPGFAGEGATGAMLALGVVYALLTVAYLSAVGALAGRVGAVASGRTARVVRFGSAGVLVALAAALVGRIV, from the coding sequence GTGTTCGGACTCGACGCCGCCACCCTCGCCGCCTACGTCGCCGCCGCGGGCGCGCTGATCCTCGTCCCCGGACAGGACACGCTCGTCGTCCTCACCCGCGGACTGGACTCCCGAGCGGCGGGCGTCGGAGCCGCGGTCGGCGTCGCCGTCGGCGTGCTCGTCCACGCCACCGCCGCGGCGCTGGGGCTGGCGGCCGTCTACCGCGCGGTGCCCGCGGCCGCGGCGGTCGTCACCCTCGGCGGCGCGGCGTACCTCCTGTGGCTCGCGGTCGACACGGCGAGCGGAGACGGCTTCGAGTCGAGCGCGACACCGCCGGGCGACGAGACCCGGACGGACGGCGGGACCGGGACCGCCGTGGCGGGGTTCCGCCGCGGCTTCCTCACCAACGTCGCGAACCCGAAGGTCGCGCTGTTCTTCCTCGCGTTCCTCCCGGGCTTCGCCGGCGAGGGAGCGACGGGCGCGATGCTCGCGCTCGGTGTCGTGTACGCGCTCCTCACCGTCGCGTACCTCTCGGCGGTCGGCGCGCTGGCGGGCCGGGTCGGCGCCGTGGCGTCCGGGCGGACCGCCCGCGTCGTCCGCTTCGGCTCCGCCGGCGTACTGGTCGCGTTGGCGGCGGCGCTGGTCGGCCGGATCGTGTGA
- a CDS encoding CPBP family intramembrane glutamic endopeptidase: MSDDGSLLARLRYPFWNDAERRLRAPLRLGVAFVVVVFALAATSVVVFGVGLPAPLPTVVPMLAVAVATLAAARYVDRRRLSDLGLRREPGWLADLGAGLALGVLLQTLIAVVGVAAGWFRVADTLVGTVGGFASVLLVFLVVGFYEELVSRGLLLVNAAEGLRFAGRRGAVAAALAVSAVVFGLLHASNPGASTASTVGITMAGAFLGVGFVLTGRLSFPVGVHVSWNAAQGLGYGFAVSGLPIEAALVDLEPTGPAVVTGGAFGPEAGLLGMGAVVVGTLATVWWVRVREGLPAGLVDPRVGVPTLRWRVAADGESTDDGKSAGEGESTVDGGESGQGEPVAESDG; encoded by the coding sequence ATGAGCGACGACGGCTCGCTCCTCGCGCGGCTGCGATACCCGTTCTGGAACGACGCCGAGCGTCGCCTCCGCGCCCCGCTCAGACTCGGCGTCGCGTTCGTGGTCGTGGTGTTCGCGCTGGCCGCGACGAGCGTCGTCGTGTTCGGCGTCGGTCTCCCCGCCCCCCTCCCGACGGTCGTCCCGATGCTCGCCGTCGCGGTCGCGACGCTCGCCGCGGCGCGGTACGTCGACCGGCGCAGGCTCTCGGATCTGGGGCTTCGACGCGAGCCGGGCTGGCTCGCCGACCTGGGCGCGGGGCTGGCGCTCGGCGTCCTCCTCCAGACGCTGATCGCCGTCGTCGGGGTCGCCGCCGGCTGGTTCCGGGTCGCCGACACGCTCGTCGGCACCGTCGGCGGCTTCGCGTCGGTGCTGCTCGTGTTCCTCGTCGTCGGCTTCTACGAGGAACTGGTCTCCCGGGGACTGCTCCTCGTCAACGCCGCGGAGGGACTCCGGTTCGCCGGGCGGCGCGGCGCCGTCGCCGCCGCGCTCGCGGTCTCGGCGGTCGTGTTCGGACTGCTCCACGCGAGCAACCCCGGCGCCTCGACCGCCTCGACGGTCGGCATCACGATGGCCGGGGCGTTCCTCGGCGTCGGCTTCGTCCTCACGGGCCGGCTCTCGTTCCCCGTCGGCGTCCACGTGTCGTGGAACGCCGCGCAGGGGCTGGGGTACGGCTTCGCCGTCAGCGGGCTGCCGATCGAGGCGGCGCTCGTCGACCTCGAACCCACCGGCCCGGCGGTCGTGACGGGCGGCGCGTTCGGTCCCGAGGCGGGGCTGCTCGGGATGGGTGCGGTCGTCGTCGGCACGCTCGCGACGGTGTGGTGGGTCCGCGTCCGCGAGGGTCTCCCCGCGGGGCTGGTCGACCCACGGGTCGGCGTGCCGACGCTGCGCTGGCGCGTCGCCGCCGACGGGGAGTCGACGGACGACGGGAAGTCGGCGGGTGAGGGAGAGTCGACGGTCGACGGGGGAGAGAGCGGTCAGGGAGAGCCGGTGGCCGAGTCGGACGGCTGA
- a CDS encoding MFS transporter — protein sequence MGTGTGSRLRALADYDVLALSALIWFLAKFLRYAFPPLFPTFRDAFGVSNATLGLAFAAMMAVYAAMQFPSGALADRVGARAVIVAGASVAGAGALVLAVPLEAPWALPGIVAGMLLVGLGTGVHKTVAVRLLAREYPARTGRALGVLDTLGAVSGVAAPNAVVLVTGATLAGALATVLDPGRAAALAAAVDWRTLFLAGAVAAGVLAALFARRVPATTAPGDRPGDAAGGGVGRYLALFRDPAFAAFVAVTVCFSFAYNGAVAFLPSYLVAAGGLPEATASVLYSGLFVVSLVQLATGDLSDRVGRLPVIGATLALGTLGLVLLLTVSGVVAAGAAVVVFGLGCHGFRPVRGAYLSAVIPESSAGGGLGVVRTLLMGAGALSPAVVGWVADAVGFRAAFALLAAAMVAAVAGTGVVAVADG from the coding sequence ATGGGGACGGGAACCGGGTCGCGGCTGCGCGCGCTCGCCGACTACGACGTGCTCGCGCTGTCGGCGCTGATCTGGTTCCTCGCGAAGTTCCTCCGCTACGCGTTCCCCCCGCTGTTCCCCACGTTCCGCGACGCCTTCGGCGTCTCGAACGCGACGCTCGGGCTGGCGTTCGCCGCGATGATGGCCGTCTACGCCGCGATGCAGTTCCCCAGCGGCGCGCTCGCCGACCGCGTCGGCGCCCGGGCGGTCATCGTCGCCGGCGCGAGCGTCGCCGGCGCCGGCGCGCTCGTGCTCGCGGTCCCGCTGGAGGCGCCGTGGGCGCTCCCCGGTATCGTCGCGGGGATGCTGCTCGTCGGGCTGGGCACGGGCGTCCACAAGACCGTCGCCGTCCGCCTGCTCGCTCGGGAGTACCCCGCGCGAACCGGGCGCGCGCTGGGCGTCCTCGACACGCTCGGCGCCGTCAGCGGCGTCGCCGCGCCGAACGCGGTCGTGCTCGTCACCGGCGCCACGCTCGCGGGCGCGCTCGCGACCGTCCTCGACCCCGGCCGCGCCGCCGCCCTCGCGGCCGCCGTCGACTGGCGGACGCTGTTCCTCGCGGGCGCCGTCGCCGCCGGCGTGCTCGCGGCGCTGTTCGCCCGGCGGGTCCCCGCCACGACCGCCCCGGGCGACCGCCCCGGCGACGCCGCCGGCGGGGGCGTCGGCCGGTACCTCGCGCTGTTCCGCGACCCCGCCTTCGCGGCGTTCGTCGCCGTCACGGTGTGTTTCTCGTTCGCGTACAACGGCGCGGTCGCGTTCCTCCCGAGCTACCTCGTCGCGGCGGGCGGGCTGCCGGAGGCGACCGCGTCGGTGCTGTACAGCGGGCTGTTCGTCGTCTCGCTCGTCCAACTGGCCACCGGCGACCTCTCCGACCGCGTCGGCCGGCTCCCGGTGATCGGCGCGACGCTCGCGCTCGGTACGCTCGGGCTGGTGCTGCTGTTGACGGTCTCGGGCGTCGTCGCCGCCGGCGCTGCCGTCGTCGTGTTCGGGCTGGGCTGTCACGGCTTCCGCCCCGTCCGCGGGGCGTACCTCTCGGCGGTGATCCCCGAGTCGTCGGCCGGCGGCGGACTCGGCGTGGTCCGCACGCTGTTGATGGGCGCCGGCGCGCTGTCGCCGGCGGTCGTCGGGTGGGTCGCCGACGCGGTCGGCTTCCGGGCGGCGTTCGCGCTGCTGGCGGCCGCGATGGTCGCGGCGGTCGCGGGGACGGGCGTCGTCGCGGTCGCGGACGGCTGA
- a CDS encoding secondary thiamine-phosphate synthase enzyme YjbQ — MATFTVDTDGHTTVHDVTDRVRDALPADADGACTVFCEHTTAGLVVNEAEPRLLEDIETFVAGLAPDDGWAHDELDGNADSHLRALLLGESVTVPVVDGDLDLGRWQSVLLVECDGPRERTVRVLAE, encoded by the coding sequence ATGGCGACGTTCACCGTCGACACCGACGGCCACACCACGGTTCACGACGTCACCGACCGCGTCCGCGACGCGCTCCCCGCCGACGCCGACGGCGCCTGCACGGTCTTCTGCGAGCACACCACCGCGGGACTCGTCGTCAACGAGGCCGAGCCGCGGCTCCTGGAGGACATCGAGACGTTCGTCGCGGGGCTGGCACCCGACGACGGGTGGGCACACGACGAACTCGACGGCAACGCGGACTCGCACCTCCGGGCGCTCCTGTTGGGCGAGAGCGTGACCGTCCCGGTCGTCGACGGCGACCTCGACCTCGGGCGCTGGCAGTCGGTGCTCCTCGTCGAGTGCGACGGCCCGCGCGAGCGGACGGTTCGGGTGCTCGCGGAGTGA
- a CDS encoding magnesium transporter produces the protein MGIRETALEAYREALPALAASLVGGLLAGVVLGGMRAELRAVEGLLVLVPALLATRGNVYGSFGARVSTGLHQGLVEPRVRAGDERLRRAAVAALANGLLASGVAAVLAFLVLTLLGAPVAPLPVLVGVALTAGLLSGTALTVVVVLVVFAGYRRGHNPDTLVGPIVTTTGDVFGVLFLLIAVRVVLGVAGLLGGGG, from the coding sequence ATGGGTATCCGCGAGACGGCGCTGGAGGCGTACCGCGAGGCGCTCCCCGCGCTCGCCGCCAGCCTCGTCGGCGGCCTGCTCGCGGGCGTCGTCCTCGGCGGGATGCGCGCGGAGTTGCGCGCCGTCGAGGGACTGTTGGTCCTCGTTCCGGCGCTCCTCGCCACGCGGGGGAACGTGTACGGGAGCTTCGGCGCCCGCGTGTCGACCGGGCTGCACCAGGGGCTGGTCGAGCCGCGGGTGCGCGCGGGCGACGAGCGCCTCCGCCGGGCCGCCGTGGCCGCGCTCGCGAACGGGCTGCTCGCCTCCGGCGTCGCCGCGGTGCTGGCGTTCCTCGTGCTCACCCTGCTGGGCGCGCCGGTGGCGCCCCTCCCGGTGCTCGTCGGCGTCGCGCTCACCGCCGGGCTGCTGTCCGGCACCGCGCTCACCGTCGTCGTGGTGCTGGTCGTGTTCGCGGGCTACCGGCGCGGGCACAACCCGGACACGCTCGTCGGCCCGATCGTCACCACCACCGGCGACGTGTTCGGCGTACTCTTCCTCCTGATCGCGGTGCGCGTCGTCCTCGGTGTCGCCGGACTGCTCGGGGGTGGCGGGTAG
- the hisG gene encoding ATP phosphoribosyltransferase produces MRIAVPNKGRLHEPTIEVLERAGLHIENTADRQLYAETVDPEVTVLFARAADIPEYVADGAADVGITGLDQARESGHDLVDLLDLGYGNCRLVLAAPEDGDITEPGDVAGLTVATEFPRITRDYFDRKGIDCEVVEVTGATELTPHVDMADAIVDITSTGTTLQVNRLAVVDEVLASSVRLFARPDVADDPKVEQVATALASVIDAEGKRYLMMNAPRARLDDVKAVLPGMGGPTVMDVADGDEEQVAVHAVVDEREVFETITALKSVGASDVLVTEIERLVE; encoded by the coding sequence ATGCGCATCGCCGTCCCCAACAAGGGCCGTCTCCACGAGCCGACGATCGAGGTCCTCGAACGGGCGGGCCTCCACATCGAGAACACCGCCGACCGACAGCTGTACGCCGAGACGGTCGACCCCGAGGTGACGGTGCTGTTCGCCCGCGCCGCCGACATCCCCGAGTACGTCGCCGACGGCGCCGCCGACGTCGGCATCACGGGACTCGACCAGGCCCGCGAGTCCGGCCACGACCTCGTCGACCTGCTCGATCTGGGGTACGGCAACTGCCGTCTCGTGCTCGCGGCACCCGAGGACGGCGACATCACCGAGCCGGGGGACGTCGCCGGGCTGACGGTCGCCACCGAGTTCCCCCGGATCACCCGCGACTACTTCGACCGGAAGGGGATCGACTGCGAGGTCGTCGAGGTGACCGGCGCGACCGAACTCACCCCCCACGTCGACATGGCCGACGCCATCGTCGACATCACCTCGACGGGCACCACCCTGCAGGTGAACCGCCTCGCGGTCGTCGACGAGGTGCTCGCCTCCTCGGTCCGGCTGTTCGCCCGGCCGGACGTGGCCGACGACCCGAAGGTCGAGCAGGTCGCCACCGCGCTGGCGTCGGTGATCGACGCCGAGGGGAAACGCTACCTGATGATGAACGCCCCCCGCGCCCGCCTCGACGACGTGAAGGCGGTGCTGCCCGGGATGGGCGGCCCGACCGTGATGGACGTCGCCGACGGCGACGAGGAGCAGGTGGCCGTCCACGCGGTCGTCGACGAGCGGGAGGTGTTCGAGACGATCACGGCGCTCAAATCCGTCGGCGCCAGCGACGTGCTCGTCACCGAGATCGAACGGCTCGTCGAGTAG
- a CDS encoding RNA-binding domain-containing protein — MTTVYSVDVRIEAPVRDTEVTDRVRDAVEALFANVEFVSEPGKLVGEAHTLDDFSDKLHEQEILDTARREFERNATADGFSFSLKKQAAFRGVVNFAVGEPDELGEIDVDVTVRSPSVEEYVDHLAPPTEDGTPVDPDRR; from the coding sequence GTGACGACCGTCTACAGCGTCGACGTCCGCATCGAGGCGCCCGTCCGCGACACGGAGGTCACCGACCGCGTGCGCGACGCCGTCGAGGCGCTGTTCGCCAACGTCGAGTTCGTCTCCGAGCCGGGGAAGCTCGTGGGCGAGGCCCACACCCTCGACGACTTCTCCGACAAACTCCACGAACAGGAGATCCTCGACACCGCCCGCCGGGAGTTCGAGCGCAACGCGACCGCCGACGGCTTCTCGTTCAGCCTGAAGAAGCAGGCCGCCTTCCGGGGCGTCGTCAACTTCGCCGTCGGCGAACCGGACGAGTTGGGCGAGATCGACGTCGACGTGACCGTCCGTTCGCCCTCCGTCGAGGAGTACGTCGACCACCTCGCCCCGCCGACCGAGGACGGCACCCCCGTCGACCCCGACCGGCGCTGA
- a CDS encoding magnesium transporter: MATDWTVRAITRAMLPVLLVLTAVELGSGLVLGAFEDRLLASPSLLVLVPVTIGTAGNLGSVLAARLSTAFHLGTLSFDARDDELVGNALATVALAVTLFPVIGLGAWTLASLLGATTLSAGTVLLVAVSSGVALAVLAVAVTLVATYAAYRLSLDPDDVVIPVVTNVCDVLGVLVLFAAVLVFA, translated from the coding sequence GTGGCGACCGACTGGACCGTCCGCGCGATCACCCGCGCGATGCTCCCCGTGCTGCTCGTGCTCACGGCCGTCGAACTCGGGTCCGGACTGGTGCTGGGCGCGTTCGAGGACCGCCTCCTCGCGTCGCCGTCGCTGCTCGTGCTCGTCCCCGTCACCATCGGCACCGCGGGCAACCTCGGGTCGGTGCTGGCCGCGCGGCTGTCGACGGCGTTCCACCTCGGGACGCTGTCGTTCGACGCCCGCGACGACGAGTTGGTGGGGAACGCCCTCGCGACGGTCGCGCTCGCGGTGACGCTGTTCCCGGTGATCGGGCTGGGCGCGTGGACGCTCGCCTCGCTCCTCGGCGCGACGACGCTGTCGGCCGGGACGGTGTTGCTGGTCGCCGTCTCCTCGGGGGTCGCGCTCGCGGTGTTGGCGGTCGCCGTCACGCTCGTCGCCACGTACGCGGCCTACCGGCTCTCGCTCGACCCCGACGACGTGGTGATCCCGGTAGTCACGAACGTCTGTGACGTGCTCGGGGTGCTGGTGCTGTTCGCGGCGGTGCTCGTGTTCGCGTGA
- a CDS encoding AAA family ATPase — translation MRVIGTVGLPGSGKGEAAAVAEEEGVPVVTMGDVIRAECRDRGLDPAEHHGAIARALREEHGPAAIAERSVPLIEDAAAGSDADAVLVDGLRAPVELARFRERFGDDFVLVAITAPFDLRAERLGARGRDDSDLDTEALRDREERELGFGMGEVIDAADVTVENTDTLAAFRDRVRAVLAGAGEVGRDTDRDADATAEVEE, via the coding sequence ATGCGAGTCATCGGAACGGTCGGCTTGCCCGGCAGCGGCAAGGGCGAGGCCGCCGCGGTCGCGGAGGAGGAGGGCGTCCCCGTCGTCACGATGGGCGACGTCATCCGGGCGGAGTGTCGCGACCGCGGGTTGGACCCGGCGGAACACCACGGGGCCATCGCGCGAGCGCTGCGCGAGGAGCACGGGCCCGCCGCCATCGCCGAGCGGTCCGTCCCGCTCATCGAGGACGCCGCGGCCGGGAGCGACGCGGACGCCGTCCTCGTCGACGGACTGCGCGCGCCCGTCGAGTTGGCGCGGTTCCGCGAGCGCTTCGGCGACGACTTCGTCCTCGTCGCGATCACCGCGCCGTTCGACCTGCGCGCCGAGCGGCTCGGCGCACGCGGGCGCGACGACTCCGACCTCGACACCGAGGCGCTCCGGGACCGCGAGGAGCGCGAACTCGGCTTCGGGATGGGCGAGGTCATCGACGCGGCGGACGTGACCGTCGAGAACACCGACACGCTGGCGGCGTTCCGCGACCGGGTTCGGGCGGTGCTCGCGGGCGCAGGGGAGGTCGGTCGCGACACCGATCGGGACGCCGACGCGACCGCGGAGGTGGAGGAGTGA
- the surE gene encoding 5'/3'-nucleotidase SurE has translation MSDASPHVLLTNDDGVDAPGLAALYEELRAVADVTVVAPAENQSGVGRARSRAVDVDDHEWGYAVHGTPADCVAYALRALSADFDLVVSGCNHGPNCGEYIMGHSGTVGAAVEAAYLGTPAVAVSAYDREAFFPPEGFTFDRPAAVTRLLVEHLLDGGVDLAEADLLSVNAPVAAAGGDLRITEPLADYGVDVREATDEERERQDGDWRLDSDFWARFEYAGRNPSLADVGDSYPAWSDRAAVVDGDVSVSPLRVPQTPVHSEGVDDLVAAVNRAWTAEREDRAAADDD, from the coding sequence ATGAGCGACGCCTCCCCGCACGTGCTGTTGACGAACGACGACGGCGTCGACGCGCCGGGACTCGCCGCGCTGTACGAGGAACTGCGCGCGGTCGCGGACGTGACCGTCGTCGCGCCCGCCGAGAACCAGTCCGGCGTCGGCCGCGCCCGCTCGCGCGCGGTCGACGTCGACGACCACGAGTGGGGCTACGCGGTCCACGGTACGCCGGCCGACTGCGTCGCCTACGCGCTGCGCGCGCTGTCGGCCGACTTCGATCTGGTCGTCTCCGGCTGCAACCACGGTCCCAACTGCGGCGAGTACATCATGGGCCACTCCGGCACCGTCGGCGCCGCCGTCGAGGCGGCGTACCTCGGCACGCCGGCGGTCGCCGTCTCCGCGTACGACCGCGAGGCGTTCTTCCCGCCCGAGGGGTTCACCTTCGACCGCCCCGCCGCCGTCACCCGGCTGCTCGTCGAGCACCTGCTCGACGGCGGCGTCGACCTCGCGGAGGCGGACCTGCTGTCGGTGAACGCGCCGGTCGCGGCCGCCGGCGGCGACCTCCGGATCACCGAGCCGCTGGCCGACTACGGCGTCGACGTGCGCGAGGCGACCGACGAGGAGCGCGAGCGCCAGGACGGCGACTGGCGGCTCGACTCCGACTTCTGGGCGCGCTTCGAGTACGCCGGCCGGAACCCGTCGCTGGCGGACGTGGGCGACTCCTACCCCGCGTGGTCCGACCGCGCGGCCGTCGTCGACGGCGACGTGAGCGTCTCCCCGTTGCGCGTCCCGCAGACCCCCGTCCACTCGGAGGGCGTCGACGACCTCGTCGCGGCGGTCAACCGCGCGTGGACCGCCGAGCGCGAGGACCGGGCCGCCGCGGACGACGACTGA
- a CDS encoding DUF7473 family protein: MLLQLSVVGLLGGFLLIAVLSTLLANTAAYYVLGDDAELRQAVPPGVAMALVGLSAAVLPTAAVIAIALVVDFAMVYLAYGLNKRGTALITAIHYTLTILAALGINSVLAIYQTAPV; this comes from the coding sequence GTGCTGCTCCAGCTGTCGGTCGTCGGGCTGCTCGGCGGCTTCCTCCTCATCGCGGTGTTGTCCACCCTCCTCGCCAACACGGCCGCCTACTACGTCCTCGGCGACGACGCCGAACTCCGGCAGGCGGTTCCCCCGGGCGTCGCGATGGCGCTCGTCGGGCTGTCGGCGGCGGTGTTGCCGACCGCGGCGGTCATCGCCATCGCGCTCGTGGTCGACTTCGCGATGGTGTACCTCGCGTACGGGCTGAACAAACGGGGGACGGCGCTGATCACCGCGATCCACTACACGCTCACGATCCTCGCGGCCCTCGGTATCAACAGCGTGCTCGCGATCTACCAGACCGCGCCCGTATGA
- a CDS encoding peptidase has product MFALQSAAAAPDLASPLAFWIVLCVLALVVGAVGSAVARRLSNPVAKYRLLYVGVVFPIGVLSYGLLSVLDLGAAVRAALLGPSPDPGVVAGFLAEFLTMAAGGTVALVAYAPTIRGVRAVRDVDLGTGRAVARMARWLLGVSAAFALVFAPLRMGLGGTPSTVAVAGGLGALVVCLLAASPWVIAALRSTRRPADDDAERLARLRDRAGLGDDAVRDVRLLDTDDEQTASALVRGLGPTRRLFVTTTFLDAFDDDTATALLAVQAGRLRSRALARRFVAVLAPAIALLAAFAGDGGPFGLLVAVAVVALVGGLWYARRGILAADDRAAERVGADAVADALERYAAFHALEPSRRRVPNPVSANVALGDRIDRLRERGAGETDETDAPDS; this is encoded by the coding sequence GTGTTCGCCCTCCAATCGGCCGCCGCGGCGCCCGACCTCGCCTCGCCGCTCGCGTTCTGGATCGTCCTCTGTGTGCTCGCGCTCGTCGTCGGCGCCGTCGGCAGCGCCGTCGCGCGCCGCCTCTCGAACCCCGTCGCGAAGTACCGCCTGCTGTACGTCGGCGTCGTGTTCCCGATCGGCGTGCTCTCGTACGGCCTCCTCTCGGTGCTCGATCTGGGCGCCGCGGTCCGGGCGGCGCTGCTCGGGCCGTCACCCGACCCCGGCGTCGTCGCCGGGTTCCTCGCGGAGTTCCTGACGATGGCCGCCGGCGGCACCGTCGCGCTCGTCGCCTACGCCCCGACCATCCGCGGCGTGCGGGCCGTCCGCGATGTCGACCTCGGCACCGGCCGGGCGGTCGCCCGGATGGCCCGCTGGCTGCTCGGCGTCAGCGCCGCGTTCGCGCTCGTGTTCGCACCGCTGCGGATGGGCCTCGGCGGGACACCCTCGACGGTGGCCGTCGCCGGGGGGCTCGGTGCGCTCGTGGTCTGCCTGCTCGCCGCGTCGCCGTGGGTGATCGCGGCGCTCCGGTCGACGCGCCGGCCCGCCGACGACGACGCCGAGCGACTCGCTCGACTCCGCGACCGAGCGGGCCTCGGGGACGACGCGGTCCGCGACGTCCGCCTGCTCGACACCGACGACGAGCAGACCGCCAGCGCGCTCGTCCGCGGCCTCGGTCCCACGCGCCGGCTGTTCGTGACGACCACGTTCCTCGACGCGTTCGACGACGACACCGCGACCGCGCTGCTGGCGGTGCAGGCGGGACGGCTCCGCTCGCGGGCGCTGGCGCGCCGGTTCGTCGCCGTGCTCGCGCCCGCGATCGCCCTCCTCGCGGCGTTCGCCGGCGACGGGGGACCGTTCGGTCTCCTCGTCGCCGTCGCGGTGGTCGCGCTCGTCGGCGGCCTGTGGTACGCCCGGCGCGGGATCCTCGCGGCCGACGACCGCGCGGCCGAGCGAGTGGGAGCCGACGCGGTCGCCGACGCCCTCGAACGGTACGCCGCGTTCCACGCGCTGGAGCCGTCGCGGCGTCGCGTGCCGAACCCCGTCTCCGCGAACGTCGCGCTCGGCGACCGGATCGACCGACTGCGCGAGCGCGGCGCGGGCGAGACGGACGAGACGGACGCACCCGATTCGTAA
- a CDS encoding TATA-box-binding protein, with protein sequence MGDPAESINIENVVASTGIGLELDLQTVAMDLEGADYDPEQFPGLVYRTTDPKSAALIFRSGKIVCTGAKSTDAVHEALHIVFDKLRELEIPIEDDPEITVQNIVTSADLGTSLNLNAIAIGLGLENIEYEPEQFPGLVYRLDEPSVVALLFGSGKLVITGGKEPADATAAVEVISDRLSELGLLG encoded by the coding sequence ATGGGAGATCCCGCCGAGTCGATCAACATCGAGAACGTCGTCGCGTCGACCGGGATCGGTCTGGAGCTGGACCTCCAGACGGTCGCCATGGACCTCGAGGGAGCCGACTACGACCCCGAACAGTTCCCGGGGCTGGTGTACCGCACGACCGATCCCAAGAGCGCCGCGCTCATCTTCCGGTCGGGAAAGATCGTCTGCACGGGCGCCAAGAGCACCGACGCGGTCCACGAGGCGCTGCACATCGTCTTCGACAAGCTCCGCGAACTGGAGATCCCGATCGAGGACGACCCGGAGATCACCGTCCAGAACATCGTCACCTCGGCCGATCTGGGGACGAGCCTGAACCTCAACGCCATCGCGATCGGGCTGGGGCTGGAGAACATCGAGTACGAGCCGGAGCAGTTCCCGGGGCTGGTGTACCGGCTCGACGAGCCGAGCGTGGTCGCGCTGCTGTTCGGCTCGGGCAAACTCGTCATCACGGGCGGGAAGGAGCCGGCCGACGCGACGGCCGCCGTGGAAGTCATCTCCGACCGGCTCTCGGAGCTGGGACTGCTCGGATAG
- a CDS encoding methyltransferase domain-containing protein: MEFAGEEDAFAAREARAAAAGVETVAPGLAVADAVDAERVRGLAYTRTAVDLLGRADADPRSARAVVEAASLGRDRDGTVAVRARVARDSAAVSTAETERECGAALVDRGFAVDLDDPDHVLRVLFAGDVCLVGWVVAESVRDFSTRRPTDRPFFQPGSMAPMDARAYANLAGAGPGRRLLDPMCGTGGVLIEAGLVGSDVLGNDAQPKMVRGARENLAHYLGDGGVDREVVRGDATALGVRDDAVDGVVFDAPYGRQSKIAGHGLDDLVGDALAEAARVAPRAVVIADRSWREEARDAGWAVTDAFERRVHRSLVRHVLVLERD, from the coding sequence CTGGAGTTCGCCGGCGAGGAGGACGCGTTCGCCGCCCGCGAGGCGCGCGCCGCCGCCGCCGGCGTCGAGACGGTCGCCCCGGGGCTCGCGGTCGCGGACGCGGTCGACGCCGAGCGGGTGCGCGGGCTGGCGTACACCCGCACCGCCGTCGACCTGCTCGGCCGCGCCGACGCCGACCCGCGGAGCGCCCGCGCGGTCGTCGAGGCGGCGTCGCTCGGCCGCGACCGCGACGGCACCGTCGCGGTCCGCGCGCGCGTCGCCCGCGACTCGGCGGCCGTCTCCACCGCCGAGACCGAACGCGAGTGCGGCGCCGCCCTCGTCGACCGCGGCTTCGCCGTCGACCTGGACGACCCCGACCACGTGCTCCGGGTGCTGTTCGCGGGCGACGTCTGCCTCGTCGGCTGGGTCGTCGCGGAGTCGGTGCGGGACTTCTCGACCAGACGGCCGACCGACCGGCCGTTCTTCCAGCCCGGCAGCATGGCGCCGATGGACGCCCGGGCGTACGCCAACCTCGCCGGCGCCGGTCCCGGCCGCCGGCTGCTGGACCCGATGTGTGGCACCGGCGGCGTGCTGATCGAGGCGGGGCTGGTCGGCAGCGACGTGCTCGGCAACGACGCGCAGCCGAAGATGGTCCGCGGCGCCCGCGAGAACCTCGCGCACTACCTCGGCGACGGCGGCGTCGACCGCGAGGTGGTGCGCGGCGACGCCACCGCGCTCGGGGTGCGCGACGACGCCGTCGACGGCGTCGTGTTCGACGCGCCGTACGGCCGCCAGTCGAAGATCGCCGGGCACGGGCTCGACGACCTCGTCGGCGACGCGCTCGCGGAGGCCGCCCGCGTCGCCCCCCGCGCCGTGGTGATCGCGGACCGGTCGTGGCGCGAGGAAGCGCGAGACGCCGGGTGGGCGGTGACGGACGCGTTCGAGCGACGCGTCCACCGGAGCCTCGTCCGCCACGTGCTGGTGCTCGAACGGGACTGA